CTAAGTCTTTTAAGGCTTTTTCCTTGTCTATATCTGCGACATTAAAAAGTGATAAATTTATGAGTTGGCATTGTATACGCATTTTTAATTCTTCGTATTTTTCAGGCAAAGTATTTAAACCAAAATCTTCATAGTTTTTAGCATATTCTTCGCATTTTTTGTGAAAGTCTTTTATTTCTTTTGCGTGTTTTACATTAATATACGCTTTTATAAAATTTGATTTGATTTTGTTTATTTTTTCTAAATGTTCTTCTTTGTTTATATATAAGCCATTATAGTAATCATCTTCTAATTGTTTATATAATTTTACACTTTCTTGAGTTTGTAGCATTAAAGGCTCATTTGTAGGTATTTTGCTAATGAGTGAATTCCCACATTTTATGTTTATATCGATGTTTGGTAAAATTTGAAGAGTGTTTGTGTTTTTATCATTTTCAAAGATATAAAAGCTGTATTTTAAAAGCTCTATCCAAAGTCTTAGTTTGGTAATCTCACATGAGTTAGGGTTGATATCTACCCCAAAAAGACAATTTTCTATAATGAGTTTTTTGCACTCAAAAAGTTCTTTTTGAATTTGATGAAAAGGATCGTTTTGAAAATTTGGTTTTTGGTAATTAAAAATTCCTTTATCGTTAGTATAGATGATAAGCTCATCATTTTCTAGGATTAGTTTTTCTCTAAGTAAAGATTTTATAAGCCCTAGTTGGTATAAAATATATACAAGCTCATTTAAAGCTGAAACCAAAAAATGCCCACTTCCTACAGCTGGATCGCAAATTTTTATACTTAATATAGTGTTAAAATAAGCTTTTTGTTTTTCTAGAGTGAAATTTCTATCGATTAACACCCTTAAATCATCTATAGAATTTGCTTTTAAAGAATGCTCTTGTTCAAATTTATCAAACACTATTTTTTGTATGCTTTCTTTACACATATATGAAGTTATAAAGCTTGGAGTATAGTAGCTTCCCTCTTTATAGCCATTTAGTTTTTCAAAAACATTTCCCAAAACACTTGCGTTTATGAGTTTGTCGTGGTTGATTTTTTGATTATTTTGTATATCTTTACTTGTGGTGGTAAAATCATATGTCCTTAAAAACGCAAAAAGATATTCTAAAAGTGGCAAGGATTTTAAGTCTTTGTATTCTTGTGCTAATTTAGAGTTTTGAAAAATTTCAAGTGGCTTAGAATCAAGCAATCTTATGTCTTTGTGTTGTTGCTCTTGTGTGTTTTTATCAAATAAAGATGAATTTAAATAAGGTATAAAATCAAATTCTTTAACACCTCTTTGTTCTTCTTTTTTGGCTAAAACTTCAAAGAAAAGTTCGGATAATTTTGCAAAATTTGGAATTTTTTCTATTGTTAAGAAAGGTTTTTGTATGTGATTAAAAGATAAAAGCATAGACTCAAACAATCTTAAAAACAAAATTCTATTATTCCAAGTGATTAAAAGAGCAAAAATATCATCAAAACTTATATCTTTATAAGCTTGTTTTATGGCATAACTTAGCGTGTTTGGAGTGTCTGATAAGATGATTTTTTTACTTTTCTCTCCTTCTTCTTTTAAACCTAGTATATAAAGTAATTCTTTGTAAAAATTTTCATTTAAAGCATTAGCATCTTGGGTTATTTTTTCTTTTAATAAAACTTGCGGTGAGAGAATTTGATAAATATAGCTAAGTGTTGTTTCATCTAAATCATCTCTTAGTTCAAAATGTGTGTATTTTAAATTCTTATCAAGGGTTTTTAAATAAGATGAAAGTTGATCATAAAATTCTTGCGTTTTTGTGTTAGTGCCTTGTTTTTCATCGCAATTTTTATAATGCTTGATAATAGTTTTATCATTTTCAAATAATCTTTCATACTCCCTTGCATCTATGATAAAAAAATCTTTTACAGTGCAAATAATAATGAATTTTATGAAATTATTTTTCTTGCTTTTTCTTTCTCTTAAAAAATAAAGCACACTTTCATAAAATGCTTTAGATGATAAATCTTGATTTGATTGTGGGAATTCTTTTTTATTTATAGTGGATTTTACTTCAAATATAACATTTACTATATCATCTACATATATAGTTAAATCTATACTACCTCTTATGTTTGTTATGTAATCATATGTTTTTTCTAAAAAATTTGAAATTTCTTTTTTTTGATAATCTTCTTCATTTGCTTTTAAAGCTTGAGATAAAAAATTATTTATTTTTATTTTAAAATCTTCTATGGTGTCTTTAGTTGGTGTCTTTGCATTGTTTTTAATGAATTCTTGAAGTGGTATCAAATCAAATTGCATGAAAGTCCTTATAAATTTTTAGTAAATTTTATCAAAAAGGCTATAATAAAAGCATAAAATATTATTTTATAGTAATGATTAATTTTATATCTTGTGTTAAAATTATATTTATATAAAATAAAAAGGAAACAAATGCAAATATCACAAAAAATTTTTAAATTTATAGCTATTTTAGCTTTTATTTTTGGTGTAAGTGCAAACGCACTTAGTGAAGGCAAGGAATATATCGTTTTAAAAACGCCTATTCCAAATGCGCAAAATTCTTTGATAAAGATTTTTTCTTATCGTTGCGGGTATTGTTATAATCACCATCAATTTAATACTTTAGCTAGAATCAAAGAAGTGCTTCCAAATTTAAGATATGATATTTTTTCAGTAAGTTCTATGAGTGAATTTGGAAATGAATTAAATGAAATCATGGCTTTAGCATCTTTTAAAGAAAAAGCTTTAGGGATGGATTCAGCAAGTGAAAAAAGTTTAACGCATAAAGTTGCTGATGTTTATTTTGTTAGTCACTTTGAACAAAGACAAAATTTAAATGATATAAATTTATTTTATAAAATAGGTTTAAATTCTATAGGTGCGAGCAAAGAAGAGCTTATGCAATTTTTAAAAACAAATGATGCAAAAGAGATTTTAAAAGCATATAGTGTGGCAAATGAAATTTCTAAGAATTATGGAACTCCTGCTTTTGTGGTAAATGGAAAATACCAAATTAACCCAGAATATATCACTTCTTTGGAAGAGTTGATTAATATAGTTAAAGAGCTTTCTACGAAATAATCTAGGAAATGCATTATGAAACTAAGTAAAATTGTATGCACGGCTTTGCTTGCTAATCTTATTATGCTTCCTAGTGCTTCTTTGGCAGTTGGCGGGGCAAGTGGAGCTAGGGTTGATTGGCAGGTGCAAGGACAAATTGGTGCTATAAAGGTAAATCCTTATGGCTTAGCACCTTTAACAGCGGTAATCTTAGATGGTGGTTATAAACTTGATGATGTAGAAGTAACTATAATGCCAAAACCAAACGGCCAAGAAATAAAATATAAAGTTGATAAGAATAAACTTAAAAACTATGGAGGAATTCCTATTTTTGGTTTATATCCTTCTTATTTAAACACTATCAAAGTAAGTTATACTAAGAGTTTTTTTGGTAAAAGTCAAAAAGTGCAAAATGAAATTTATAAAATCGCAACATCAGGAGTTAGCATAATGCCAAGTGGCAATACCCTTCAAAGAGGTGTGCCGTTTGAAAAAATAGAAGTTATAAAGGTAGATAAAGAATTTAAAGATAGATTGTATTTGATAAACAATACCCCTGGAAAATTTACAGGAACTAGTTCTAAAGCTATATGGAATAATCCAAGCGGAGGTGCTTTAGAATGGGATGAGAGTTCTAATGCTGTGATTATAGATACTAAGGGCGAAATTCGTTGGTATTTGGATTCTGATAAATTAATGGATTTTGATAATATTTACAATCGTGGTATTATGATGGGGTTTAGGCAAAATACAGATGGAGCGTTGAGTTTTGGTTTTGGGCAAAGATATGTAAAATATGATTTAATGGGAAGGAAGATTTTTAATAGGCTTTTACCTTCTTCTTATATTGATTTTTCTCATTCTATGGATGAAATGCCAAATGGAAATTATCTTTTAAGAGTTGCATTGGCTAATGTCAAACGCCCTGATAATAAAAATGTTCGTTCAGTGCGAGATGTGATTATAGAAGTAGATAAAAATGGCAATGTAGTCGATGAGTGGAGACTTTTTGAAATTTTAGATCCATATAGAGCTAATGTAATAAAAGTTTTAGATCAAGGAGCTGTGTGTCTAAATATAGATGTCTCTAAAGCAGGGCATACTTTAAGTGATGAAGAACTTGCCAAAATGGATACAAGCGATATGTTTGGAGATATTGCAGGGACTGGAGTAGGGCGTAATTGGGCTCATGTAAATAGTGTAGATTATGATCCAAGTGATGATAGCATTATCATTTCAAGTAGACACCAAAGTGCCATTGTAAAAATAGGACGCGACAAAAAAATAAAATGGATATTAGGAGCACATAAAGGTTGGAATGCTAAATATAAAAATTTTCTTTTACAGCCTATAGATAAAAATGGAAAAAAAATTATTTGTGATGATGAGTATAGCAAGTGTCCAGGCTATAAAAACAAAGATGGTGGTTTTGATTTTACATGGACACAGCATACTGCAT
The genomic region above belongs to Campylobacter peloridis LMG 23910 and contains:
- a CDS encoding type IIS restriction/modification enzyme, which produces MQFDLIPLQEFIKNNAKTPTKDTIEDFKIKINNFLSQALKANEEDYQKKEISNFLEKTYDYITNIRGSIDLTIYVDDIVNVIFEVKSTINKKEFPQSNQDLSSKAFYESVLYFLRERKSKKNNFIKFIIICTVKDFFIIDAREYERLFENDKTIIKHYKNCDEKQGTNTKTQEFYDQLSSYLKTLDKNLKYTHFELRDDLDETTLSYIYQILSPQVLLKEKITQDANALNENFYKELLYILGLKEEGEKSKKIILSDTPNTLSYAIKQAYKDISFDDIFALLITWNNRILFLRLFESMLLSFNHIQKPFLTIEKIPNFAKLSELFFEVLAKKEEQRGVKEFDFIPYLNSSLFDKNTQEQQHKDIRLLDSKPLEIFQNSKLAQEYKDLKSLPLLEYLFAFLRTYDFTTTSKDIQNNQKINHDKLINASVLGNVFEKLNGYKEGSYYTPSFITSYMCKESIQKIVFDKFEQEHSLKANSIDDLRVLIDRNFTLEKQKAYFNTILSIKICDPAVGSGHFLVSALNELVYILYQLGLIKSLLREKLILENDELIIYTNDKGIFNYQKPNFQNDPFHQIQKELFECKKLIIENCLFGVDINPNSCEITKLRLWIELLKYSFYIFENDKNTNTLQILPNIDINIKCGNSLISKIPTNEPLMLQTQESVKLYKQLEDDYYNGLYINKEEHLEKINKIKSNFIKAYINVKHAKEIKDFHKKCEEYAKNYEDFGLNTLPEKYEELKMRIQCQLINLSLFNVADIDKEKALKDLEVLKEKYDEIFYGFEWRMEFSKILHSSLSKEEITNNNLSKQKGNFKNLHKDKEGDFLGFDLVIGNPPYIKENDNKEIFANTKNLRTYQGKMDIWYHFVGRGFDILKDNGILSFIATNNWITNSGAQKLRNVVLEESKILNIVDFNSFKVFSSADIQTMIMEFKKTKPPKNYNFHYAKITTKEPNFKDAIAILNNENSQNNEIFDINFAPKNFIGKTLNFAKNDYDGLFEKIQKCGKFYLDEKEVAQGIVPNPDVVTKKNINNEMISKGIKIGDGVFVIEKNSLNVPKNEQKYLKPLYEVENFEKYHFNKKNSKQLIYTTKNNCKKENIPTIINHLHKFRTIMDNRRENLNKKLDFYHLHWARDKSFFESGEKIISVRKCAEPIFSYLNSEAYVMLSLNVIKTQRINTKYLTAILNSKLIAFWLKYKGKMQGNNYQIDKEPLLNIPIVDINSKNEKLANELISLVDEILKAKVQDKNANTSPLEEKINSIVYKLYNLSEEEIKIIEGK
- a CDS encoding thiol:disulfide interchange protein DsbA/DsbL, whose amino-acid sequence is MQISQKIFKFIAILAFIFGVSANALSEGKEYIVLKTPIPNAQNSLIKIFSYRCGYCYNHHQFNTLARIKEVLPNLRYDIFSVSSMSEFGNELNEIMALASFKEKALGMDSASEKSLTHKVADVYFVSHFEQRQNLNDINLFYKIGLNSIGASKEELMQFLKTNDAKEILKAYSVANEISKNYGTPAFVVNGKYQINPEYITSLEELINIVKELSTK
- a CDS encoding aryl-sulfate sulfotransferase: MKLSKIVCTALLANLIMLPSASLAVGGASGARVDWQVQGQIGAIKVNPYGLAPLTAVILDGGYKLDDVEVTIMPKPNGQEIKYKVDKNKLKNYGGIPIFGLYPSYLNTIKVSYTKSFFGKSQKVQNEIYKIATSGVSIMPSGNTLQRGVPFEKIEVIKVDKEFKDRLYLINNTPGKFTGTSSKAIWNNPSGGALEWDESSNAVIIDTKGEIRWYLDSDKLMDFDNIYNRGIMMGFRQNTDGALSFGFGQRYVKYDLMGRKIFNRLLPSSYIDFSHSMDEMPNGNYLLRVALANVKRPDNKNVRSVRDVIIEVDKNGNVVDEWRLFEILDPYRANVIKVLDQGAVCLNIDVSKAGHTLSDEELAKMDTSDMFGDIAGTGVGRNWAHVNSVDYDPSDDSIIISSRHQSAIVKIGRDKKIKWILGAHKGWNAKYKNFLLQPIDKNGKKIICDDEYSKCPGYKNKDGGFDFTWTQHTAFRIDEKSNKRYVYLSVFDNGDARGLTQPPFATMKYSRAVVYKIDQQNKTIEQIWEYGKQRANEWFSPITSLAEFHKDKNSLLVFSASAGMSFDLSKGIAIGEPKPEIDEFKWGAKEPSVQIRMFGTSSSYQAMPIDLNKAFN